A segment of the Methanomassiliicoccaceae archaeon DOK genome:
ACCTGATCTGTCCCATGGGGTGCAGCCTGAAGGTCATCGTACCGATGACTCCGAGGGTTCCCTCCGCTCCGGAGAAGAACTGGTTCAGGTTGAAGGACGCCCTGTAGGACCCGGTGTCGGGGAATCCGGTGTTGACGACGGATCCGTCGTCCACGATGATCTCCGCGTTGACGACGTTCTCCCTGGCGCTTCCGTACTTGTAGGAACCGATACCCATTCCGTTGGTGGAGTACCAGGCGCCGATGGTTCCCGAGGGGAACGAGGAGGGGTAGGATCCGATGATGTAGCCCTCCTTCATGCAGGCCTCGAGGAGGTTCTTCCATGTGCATCCTCCCTGGACCTTGACGGTGAGGTTCTCCTTGTCGATCTCGACGACGTGCTTCATCTTGGAGGACATGTCGAGGAGGATTCCGGCGTTGGTGGGCATGCATCCGCCCAGTCCCCAGGAGGCGTTGCCTCTGGGTGTGACGGCGATTCCGTGCTCGTAGGCGAGGGCCATGACCTGGGAGATCTGCTCCACGGTCTCGGGCCTGACGATGACGTCGGGGATGTTCTTGAAGGCGAGTCCGGCCTCCTTCGGGAGGGGGGCCATGTCGTGGCTGTAGAGGACCTTGTCCATGCCGCTGACGGAGACGTTGACGGCTCCGACGATGGCCTTGAGCCTCTCGATGATGGCGGGGGTGACCTGCCTGGAGAGCTTGACGTCCTCCACGGGCCTTCCCATGTAGGCGTCCTCGATCCTCCTGATGAACTTGTTGGTGGCCTCGTCGCGGTACTTGCTGGGGCACCTGGTGCTGGACCTTCCTCCGAGCTCCTCGGCCTTGTCCGCGGCGGCGTCGTAGTCCGCGTCGGAGACCTCTCCGGTCAGCTTGATGGCGACGGTGCTCTTGTCGGGGACGTTTCCGGCGATGTCGAACCCGGCGACTCCATTGAAGGCGTCGATGGCCGTGGCCATGTTCCTCAGGGGGACGTACATGGTGGCCGCCTCGGGGTTGACGCAGGCGCCGACTCCGATGTTGCCGAACTTGTCGTCCGCGACGGACTGCTCGGCCTTCACCGCTCCGGCCTCGGCCATGATGGCGTCGAGGGCCTCGAGGTCCGCGTCGACGAACTCCTCGGCACCCTGGAAGGCGATGATGCTCAGCATGCCGTTGAAGGAGATTTGCAGGGGCTTGAGCGAGGGGCTCTGCCCGATTGCCTGGAAGACCTCCTGCATCTTCTCCACGGAGGGGAACTCGTATCCGACGGCCTTGGTCACTCCCATGGGGTGGATCTTGAAGGTGGCCTCGGTGACGATGGCGAGCCTTCCGGAGGACGCGGCGAGGGTCTGGATCATGTTGTATCCGGACATGTAGTAGCCGATCTCGTCGTATCCGGTCTCCAGGAGCTTGCCGGCGGCGTCGACGGCGCGGATGTTGATGACGGAGTCCTTGACGGTGCCGTACTTGTAGGATCCGATGCCCTCGGACTCGGTGTAGATCCAGTCCTCGACGGTGGGGTCCGCTCCTGCGGGGCGGACGCCGATGGTGTATCCCTCGGCCTCGACGGCCTTGATGATGGCGCTGAACTTGCATCCCGCCTGGGCCCTGACGACCTGGGCGTCGGTGTCGACGTCGATGAGGGCGTTCATCTCGGACATGTCGACGAGGACGTCGCCCTCGGTGTGGCTGCCCTTCCTGCTGAGGGGGGAGATGGATCCTCCGGCGGCCATGACCGCGGAGACGACCTTGGAGAGCTCGTCGGCGTTGGCGGGCTTGACGACAGTCTTGCCCTCGCACTCGGAGACCTTCGAGTTGCCGATCAGGGAGCACACGTGCTCGAGTGTGTCGGCGGACACTTTGGTGCATTCTGCGTTGCTTTTCATGATCTTGACCTCCACTGTTCGGCGCAGTGGCTGTATCTGAGAAAAGGGTACCGACTGATGCGTTATAAGGGTTTCCCGCTCGGAAAAGAAATGAGAGAAAATGAGATAAGCCCGGCCTCCCGGATGAGTCTGGCTATGGAGTCGGGGTCGGCTCTGAACAGGTGCGTGCGGCACCTGCAGTCGGAGCATCCGAAACCGTCCGCGAAGGGGACCATCCCGCAGGCCTCGGCCATGGACGCCAGGGTGCACTCCCCGATGAAGTCCGGGTACGAGACGTACGCATCGACGGAGTCGGCGGCCAGGGTGAGACGGTCTATGTGCCAGCGCACCTTCTTCTCGCGGGAGATG
Coding sequences within it:
- a CDS encoding FAD-binding protein; this translates as MKSNAECTKVSADTLEHVCSLIGNSKVSECEGKTVVKPANADELSKVVSAVMAAGGSISPLSRKGSHTEGDVLVDMSEMNALIDVDTDAQVVRAQAGCKFSAIIKAVEAEGYTIGVRPAGADPTVEDWIYTESEGIGSYKYGTVKDSVINIRAVDAAGKLLETGYDEIGYYMSGYNMIQTLAASSGRLAIVTEATFKIHPMGVTKAVGYEFPSVEKMQEVFQAIGQSPSLKPLQISFNGMLSIIAFQGAEEFVDADLEALDAIMAEAGAVKAEQSVADDKFGNIGVGACVNPEAATMYVPLRNMATAIDAFNGVAGFDIAGNVPDKSTVAIKLTGEVSDADYDAAADKAEELGGRSSTRCPSKYRDEATNKFIRRIEDAYMGRPVEDVKLSRQVTPAIIERLKAIVGAVNVSVSGMDKVLYSHDMAPLPKEAGLAFKNIPDVIVRPETVEQISQVMALAYEHGIAVTPRGNASWGLGGCMPTNAGILLDMSSKMKHVVEIDKENLTVKVQGGCTWKNLLEACMKEGYIIGSYPSSFPSGTIGAWYSTNGMGIGSYKYGSARENVVNAEIIVDDGSVVNTGFPDTGSYRASFNLNQFFSGAEGTLGVIGTMTFRLHPMGQIRCLAYEFDNLKDMDGPMQELVHHPSVRPLHVAWSDYKHFENQKRAGCHAPDVKNLWLVTLQGDEKHNDLEEAAVDAMAEKAGGRKIAGEIAEHEWEERCYEFRARRVGVGEIPAEVIVPTVHWGAFTDECYQGFVNMKMEAGGVIGVLVDRNTTLFMPYYFKDDEMLTGMLSFGFNFYLGDVAMKYGGRTTGFGVFFAWNTDVIHNAATASMEREIKTVLDPHDVVSPGHVVCGMTRFGVDMNKGLMSMGSTLIQVVKKIMPADRTFAYNLERFRYDDLEHMKTLDRVHKLGDGTE
- a CDS encoding DUF123 domain-containing protein, with the protein product MKRPGTYILLIALGSDTVLEVGALGEINFPRGTYCYVGSAMGGLDQRVSRHISREKKVRWHIDRLTLAADSVDAYVSYPDFIGECTLASMAEACGMVPFADGFGCSDCRCRTHLFRADPDSIARLIREAGLISFSLISFPSGKPL